One Silene latifolia isolate original U9 population chromosome 4, ASM4854445v1, whole genome shotgun sequence DNA segment encodes these proteins:
- the LOC141651221 gene encoding uncharacterized protein LOC141651221, with translation MSNEKSLFCLIFREKLMGSLGFENHRWLCSRKSLSWGARSIMHGLKLIREHIGWKPGIDSNLNVWDKKWVNERSPEPKDCLLDESFTFLKDLRVKDICFNNGGWNESLIRLLFAEESVNQILAIPLLDSQTRDEIFWPFTSSAVYTVKSGYGIIFQEYFNEHGSSKDKERVHADWKLFCRKKLWHLPGPQTWKILLWKIITSSLPVGSEFVKRDLAWASSCAFCGTDGDSLETLDHLFRDCAISSRIWAGSVLGINGDTFHPEAFFSKTRQKITDVLQAISRITNDPLYPPGYATVDQDNLTDNELDLQMLRRGRPFYTIGCYSSSCSMVRIYVDASWNDSFLEGFGWVVLGAEGEIRFEGFKRGRAESSIQAEALGIKEAIGWARQASILHLEVSFDCLQLLTQWMGKATKHHHITGILEDITSLSSTFHCFCFSYVRRNRNSRAHDLAKQAMSLH, from the exons ATGTCAAATGAGAAATCACTGTTCTGTTTGATATTCCGAGAGAAACTCATGGGATCTTTGGGTTTTGAGAATCATAGATGGCTATGTAGTAGGAAATCCCTTTCCTGGGGGGCACGAAGCATCATGCATGGCCTAAAGCTTATTAGAGAGCATATTGGCTGGAAACCAGGGATTGATTCCAATCTAAATGTGTGGGACAAAAAGTGGGTAAACGAACGATCTCCTGAGCCAAAGGACTGCCTACTTGATGAGagttttactttcttaaaagacCTCCGGGTTAAAGACATTTGCTTTAATAATGGTGGGTGGAATGAAAGCCTAATCCGTTTGCTTTTTGCGGAAGAAAGTGTGAATCAGATTCTTGCCATCCCTCTTCTTGACTCTCAAACGCGGGATGAGATCTTTTGGCCGTTCACTAGCAGTGCCGTATACACTGTCAAGAGTGGGTATGGTATTATCTTCCAAGAGTACTTCAATGAGCATGGGTCCAGCAAGGATAAAGAACGGGTCCACGCGGATTGGAAACTTTTCTGTAGGAAAAAATTATGGCATCTCCCAGGCCCCCAAACTTGGAAAATTCTGCTCTGGAAAATTATTACTAGCTCGCTTCCGGTAGGAAGTGAGTTTGTTAAAAGAGATTTAGCTTGGGCTTCATCTTGTGCTTTTTGTGGCACTGATGGAGACTCCTTAGAGACACTTGACCACCTTTTCCGTGACTGTGCTATTAGCTCACGGATTTGGGCTGGATCGGTGTTGGGCATCAAT GGTGATACCTTTCACCCCGAAGCTTTTTTCTCCAAGACTCGCCAGAAGATTACGGATGTTCTTCAGGCCATTAGTAGGATCACCAATGACCCTTTATATCCGCCGGGCTATGCGACTGTTGACCAGGATAATCTGACGGATAATGAACTTGATCTTCAAATGCTCCGTAGGGGGCGGCCTTTTTACACTATTGGTTGTTACTCATCCTCCTGTTCCATGGTGCGAATCTATGTTGACGCCAGCTGGAATGACTCGTTCCTTGAGGGATTTGGATGGGTCGTTCTTGGGGCGGAAGGCGAAATCAGATTTGAAGGATTTAAGCGTGGCCGGGCTGAATCGTCAATTCAAGCGGAAGCATTAGGTATTAAGGAGGCCATTGGTTGGGCACGGCAGGCTAGCATTCTGCATCTTGAAGTCTCCTTTGATTGTCTTCAACTTTTGACTCAATGGATGGGGAAGGCAACCAAGCATCATCATATTACGGGCATCTTGGAGGACATCACTTCTCTTTCATCTACCTTTCATTGTTTTTGTTTTAGTTATGTTCGCAGGAATCGAAACAGCAGAGCTCATGACTTGGCAAAACAAGCCATGAGTTTGCACTAG